TGTTAGAAGACAGAAGCCCTTACAAGTTTAGAGaagaaaaattttggagaatgaaattggtgaccaatttcacggagcaactgccctatttatagggaaaagcccatgaggcAAGACCAATCAGAgagcagcccatgaagcgtcaaccaatcagcatgCAGACACGTGttggacatgcaaccacgggatgtcaatcgttgcaacagttgtgtcaatcaatgcaacagtgaccaaacgtcttcaacacgcctattcaaaactctccgcctattcaccttcctcaacaaattcccatgcACCTTtcctccgccggccacatgatcgaccaagctagacaccgccggccgggggcaatcaaaaataaccggtagtctcaaccccggtctcggccagcgtccctttcttttccacatcggatgcccaatacacatccatgtggaggggggatatggtacggcctaagaaaagaccaggccgaggtaaaagaagccgccgcagaagaagccgatgcagaaaattttttacaaactacttgcgcagaatatacgctcagacgtacatcgaagcccataccacggcatagactacgctgggggcaaattgatggggcatattctgcaccgctgaccaagtcaacatattgagcaaggtcaaagatgtccacagcaagtcaacgacctagacagcctagccgatgagAATCATCAGCCGGTCAGCCcgggtctcggcatgacaaccttccagccgggacacatacccgcgtactcacatccaagacccctcggcggtgagtcaacagggcccgccggcccgccatagaaacctcggccgaggggtagatcagtctttccacctgctagccacttggccacttggccactacgtgacaaaaggtgaagtctataaatactcctcaaccttcattgaggatgTGATCCCAATTcagaaatacacaacttaacctaaatacactattcatccggTATAATCTTCTTTGTCTCTCtgcaatatattcctagccaattagcatacaacatatatatttaagtttactgacttgggcgtcggagtgagtacgcttggcacaaagccaagccctcagttcgttcgttgttgcaggagaggccgagaggaacgaataagaccaaaggagaatccaactcaagacatcattctacaagccacgggtggtaacgatacttgctctggaattacacccggaacagtaagTCAATTCAATTTTGTCATATACTCGAGATTTAGGTTAAGTTGATGCTGATTGTTGTTTGAAAATTTAGCTTAAATCGGATTATTATTGGTATGTTTAACTGCTCATTCTAACGGGTTTGattattttatgttttttttttaaagaaaggaCGGGATTTCATTAGCCTGGTAAATCAAGAGCATCAAGCTCTACAAACGGTTCGACACGCTCCGGAATCGATCCAACCCAATACCGAGAAGAATAATCAATCGACAGGAGATAGGCTAACTCGTGAGCGACATAATTACCCTCACGACGAGTAAAATTAAAACGAATACAAGTGAAATTACTAGCTAAATCCGAAACTACTTTCCCCATTCTCCCAAAGTAATTTGTCGGGAAGAACTTCGACTTTAGCATAGTTATCAGCGCCGAACAGTCTGATTCAAGCACCACATTATCGAGTCCCATTTGCAATGCCGTCCTTAGTCCAAAATCCGCAGCCATGGCTTCCACAATATCCGGGTCCCACCTATCACGAACCTGTTGGACACCCACCCGTTCAACGCTCCCGGTATGGTCTCTAATCACGATCCCCATACCACAACCTGCCTCACCCATAATCGCTGCATCCACATTAAGTTTCCATTGCCCCATTGCCGGTGGAATCCACACAGTCTTCTCCCTACTCCGAGCACCCCCCTTCCGAGCACCCATGGGTTGTGCCTTCCTCCATTCTTCCCAGAAACTCAACGCCTTCCCCACCAAACTGCTAGGGTCAGTCGTCGCATCACCATAGTAGAGTTCGTTCCGGAAGTTCCAACTAGCCCATAAGAGAACCAGGTACTTGCACGCCTCCTCACCCTGCTCTCGCCTCAAAGTCCCCTCAACCCAATCCACTATACTTCCACCAAAGACATCCCCCACGGTCTcatcttctaaaccacccacatCCCACACGGCCTGAGCAAACGGGCAGCTAAACAGGGCATGTGTTTCACTCTCCACTTCTTTCCCACACCGTTGGCAAGTCGGATCAGCCTCGCGGACTCGCTCTTGCACATTTAACCCACACAGTAAAGCTCCCTTGCAAGCCCTCCACACAAAGCTTTTGATTTTTGGTGGTAATTTAATCCGCCATAACCGCGACCAGAAGTTAGACGGGTTGCTCGAACCTCTATTCCCGCGCTCAGCTCGCTTTTGCTCGAAGATAAAATGAGAGCCCGATCTTACCGTATAAATACCATTCTTTGTATGAGGCCAAGCTAATTTATCACTCTCATCATCAGTACATAAAGGGATTCGACAAATTTCACGCACCTCAAAATCATACAAATATTGACGGAGGAGCTCTTCATTCCATCTTCTCGGCTGGCCCATAAACCAATCCGCCACCACACAATCCGGCAAGCCACTCACAGGGGAAATAATTCCAGGCAACGTTTCCGTTAAACACCACATATCCTTCCAAAACCTTACCCGTTGTCCGTTACCAATAACCCACACACATCCCTTCTTTAATATCGGAAGGGCCTCCATAAGGCTTCGCCACACAAAGGAGGGATGATGACCAAGTTTAGCATCGAAAATGTCACCCGTCGGGAAGTATCTAGCTGACAAAACCCGAGCCACCAAAGAATCTGGTCTCTCCTGGATCCTCTATAGCTGCTTGACAAGCATAGCGAGATTAAACGACTCAAAGTCACGGTACCCCAGGCCTCCCTCTTGTTTAGACCAACACATTTTCTCCCAAGCAACCCAATATATTTGTCGTTTTTCCCCACTATATCCCCACCAAAACCTGGCCAAATCACCCTCAATACTAGAGCATAAGGTAGACGGAAATTTGAACAATCCCAAATGATAGGTGGGAATCGATTGGGCAATAGCCTTTATGAGGATTTCCCTGCCCGAATATGAGAGGAGTTTTTCCTTCCACCCCTTAAACTTCTTCCAAATTCGTTCTTTTAGGTGATTGAAAGTCATCGTTTTATTCCTCCCCACCACAGCCGGAATGCTGAGGTACTTACCCGGTGAACTCACCACATTAGCTGctaaaatttgtgtaacttcattCTGCTCGATCACTCCCGTACTAGGGCTAAAAAATAGCTCCGACTTTTGCATATTTAAACGTTGGCCAGACGCATCTTGGTATAGGTCCAGAACCCCCTTTATAGTCTCGGCATTTTTCCTGTCAGCTCGGCATAAAATTAGAGAATCGTCCGCAAAAAACAAATGCGAAATACTAGGAGCTTCACGGCAAACCCGAACCCCATAGAGGCATCTTCGTTCAACTTCCCTTGAGAGCAGCTTAGAAAAAGCATTAGcacaaagaataaataaatagagTGAAAGCGGGTCACCTTGGCGTAATCCCCGTCGGGGACGAATAAAGGCAGACGGCATTCCATTAATCAAAACAGCCAATCTCACCGTTCGAACACAGCTCATCATCAATTCCACCCATCTCGGTGCAAAGCCCATTTTAACCAAGACACATTCGAGGAAGCTCCATTCAACCCTATCGTATGCCTTACTCATGTCAAGTTTCAGAGACATATACCCTTTCTTACCTGCATTGTGTGtttgaggaaatgaaagctctCGAAAGCCAAAATAGCATTATCCGCAATGAGCCTCCCCGGAATAAACGCACTCTGTTCAACCGCCACCAAATCATCCAGAAATTTTTTTAACCGGCTCACAAGTACTTTGGATATTAATTTATAAATAACAGTACAGAGTGATATCGGTCTAAAATTACTTAACTCCGTAGCATGCTTTATTTTTGGTATAAGAACTATGTGCGTGTGATTTACCCGAGTCATGTCCTCTCTGCCCTCTAAACAGCTGATAACATAATCCGCCACATCATTACCAATAATATGCCaatatttttgataaaaaataGCATTTAGTCCGTCCGGCCCCGGAGCTTTACTCGGTTTCATCTGAAATAAGGCCCCTCGCACCTCCTCCCTCGTGAAGGTATTGGTCAGCTCCGCATTCATGTCAGTCGTGACACAAGGCCCAACACCCTTCAGTGCCTCATCGATCCTAGTAGGCTCTTCCGACAAGAATAACGAGTCGAAAAACCCCATAGCTAGCTCCCTCATTTTCCCCTCCTCCGTAACCCAATTCCCAGAGTCGTCTTTCAACCGAGATATATTGTTTCTCCGTTTTCTATTCGAAGCACGAAGGTGGAAAAAACGTGTATCGCCTCAGCCATTAAGAGTCCATCAATCTTCAAACAAATGGTCTTCCTTTCAGCAACCGCGTTGTCATCAAGAGCACAACTGTCAAAGAAATGCAACCGATTCCTCGTTGCTTCAATTTGCCGTCGTAAATCACCAAAATGAATCTTACTCCACTCGCCCAGCTTCTTCGAACAAACCTCCAGTTTATTCAAGGCAACATGCCCTAAATTTACAGAGCCCCCATTAGACCAAGCATCACGCACCACCTCTTCACATTCCTCACTTTGAGCCCACATATCTTCGAACCAAAACCGTTTCCCTTTCTTTACCCTTACTGGAGAAAACATAGAGAGCTTCAAAGGGACATGATCAGACTTATCGAACTCCAAGTGTGTCAACATAATCCTAGGGTTATTTCCCGAAACAGTGGCTAATGCCCTATCAAGCCG
The Silene latifolia isolate original U9 population chromosome 11, ASM4854445v1, whole genome shotgun sequence genome window above contains:
- the LOC141612812 gene encoding uncharacterized protein LOC141612812, with the translated sequence MRELAMGFFDSLFLSEEPTRIDEALKGVGPCVTTDMNAELTNTFTREESAFIPGRLIADNAILAFESFHFLKHTMQLLSREVERRCLYGVRVCREAPSISHLFFADDSLILCRADRKNAETIKGVLDLYQDASGQRLNMQKSELFFSPSTGVIEQNEVTQILAANVVSSPGKYLSIPAVVGRNKTMTFNHLKERIWKKFKGWKEKLLSYSGREILIKAIAQSIPTYHLGLFKFPSTLCSSIEGDLARFWWGYSGEKRQIYWVAWEKMCWSKQEGGLGYRDFESFNLAMLVKQL